The Acidobacteriota bacterium genome contains the following window.
ACGCGGCAGACCCTGAGATCCTCGAAGAGTGGAAGTGGGCCATGTCGACATCGCCGGGGACTCCCGTCTGGTCCCACGGCGGCATCGTCTGCACGGGAGAGACCTACAAGACCGTCGTCAAGATGACGTTTCCCAAAGGAGCTGCGTTGCCGGACCCTTCTGGCCTATTCAACTCCAGCCTCGACGGGAATGCCCGGCGCGCCATCGACATCCACGAGGGCGACAAGGTCGATGCGGCGGCCTTGAAGCATCTCATCCGCGCCGCCGTGGCGCTCAATCTCAAGGGCCAGCC
Protein-coding sequences here:
- a CDS encoding DUF1801 domain-containing protein; the protein is MKKPVPVGSASASIDEKIKQLGDWRGKTLAKVRGIIHAADPEILEEWKWAMSTSPGTPVWSHGGIVCTGETYKTVVKMTFPKGAALPDPSGLFNSSLDGNARRAIDIHEGDKVDAAALKHLIRAAVALNLKGQPKPKPKPRRANSKRAD